Sequence from the Nitrosospira multiformis genome:
CAGCGTGCCACGGCTGGTTTCGGGTATGAAAACTGTCTCGATGCCATTACCGGCACCTACTGACAATAGCCACTTGCGGGTGCCATCCGCGGCGGCATGATCGCTGATTAACTGGGGTGGCTCAATCACGGCGGTTGCGGAAAGCTTATCCCGCAATCCCTTCGCCAAATCACTCATACCCGCGAAATCGGCCTCGCCCGACCGGTGTATCCAGCGCAGCAACTGCCTGGCACGAAACGGCTTCTCGCCAATTTCCGCACAGAAACCGGCAAGAGCGTTCGCATCGAAATCGAGTAGATTGACGCTCATGATGTTGAGCCAGAAACCCTTTTAACCCTTTTTATCTGGAATAAATATTCAGTGCCGGAAAATAATAGGCAATTTCAACCGCCGCGGTTTCAGGTGCATCGGAACCATGCACCGCGTTGGCATCGATACTGTCGGCAAAATCTGCGCGTATGGTTCCTTTTTCCGCCTTTTTCGGGTCGGTCGCACCCATCAGATCCCGGTTCTTCCTGATCGCGTCTTCGCCTTCGAGCACCTGCACCATGACAGGCCCGGAAATCATGAATTTAACCAGATCATTAAAAAATGGGCGGCTGCGATGCACGGCATAAAAGCCCTCGGCTTCCGCCTGCGAAAGGTGCATCATGCGTGCCGCAATTATTTTCAAGCCACTGCTTTCAAAACGCGAATAGATTTCTCCAATTACATTTTTTGCCACCGCATCCGGTTTGATGATAGACAATGTTCTTTCGACAGCCATTAAATACTCCACTAAATTAAGAAATTAAAGTGTATTTTA
This genomic interval carries:
- the ndk gene encoding nucleoside-diphosphate kinase, translating into MAVERTLSIIKPDAVAKNVIGEIYSRFESSGLKIIAARMMHLSQAEAEGFYAVHRSRPFFNDLVKFMISGPVMVQVLEGEDAIRKNRDLMGATDPKKAEKGTIRADFADSIDANAVHGSDAPETAAVEIAYYFPALNIYSR